The Amycolatopsis umgeniensis DNA segment GCCGGACCGGTCGATCGCCTCGACGTGCATCCCGGTCGCCGCGAGCCGCCGGGCGAAGCGCCCGCTGCCGCAACCCACGTCCAGGGCCACCCCCGGGCCCGGAGGCAACTGGTCGAGCAGCAGCGGGTGGTAGTGGTCGTTGTGGTTGAACCCCATGCGTCGAGAGTGCCAGCAAAAGCCGCACGTAGACTCGGGCCGACAGGGAGTAACGCTAAGAGGAGAGTTCGTGCCGCGAGGTGACGGCCGGGATTCTGAAGAAATCGCAGAATCCCCGGACCTGGCAGATCTGGACAGTTTCGCCGGCGTCGACGAATTGGGGGCGCGCGCCCACGATCCGTCCGACGACACCGACCCGGATCTGGACGCACCCGACGCCGCGTACCAGGCGGGCGGCGGCGCGGGCGGCGGGATCGGCGGGATCGGGCAGCTGGGGGACAACCTCGCGCTCGGACCCGTGCCGGACCTGCACGCCCCGGAAGACGTGGAACTCCACGAACTGGACGATCAGGGCGACGACTTCGCCCCGTCCGACCCCAACGGGCAACAGGCACGCCGCGAACTGCTCGCTGTCGAGGCCGAGCTGAACCTGCGCTGGCCCGAGACCAAGATCGAGCCGTCCCTGGCCCGGATCGCGGCACTGGTCAACCTCATGGGTGAACCGCACCGCGGCTACCCGGTGGTGCACGTCGCCGGGACCAACGGCAAGGGCTCGACCACGCGGATGATCGACGCGCTGCTGACCCGCATGGGCCTGCGCGTCGGCCGGTACACGAGCCCTCATCTGCAGCTGGTCACCGAGCGGATCGCGCTCGACGGGGTCCCCCTCTCCGCCGCCGCGTACGTCGACCTGTATCGCGACGTCGCGCCGTACGTGACCATGGTGGACAACGCGGGCGGGCCCGACGCGGTGCCGATGAGCAAATTCGAAGTGCTCACCGGGATGGCGTTCGCGGCCTTCGCCGACGCGCCCGTCGAGGCCGCTGTCGTCGAAACCGGTCTGGGCGGCTCCTGGGACGCCACGAACGTCGTGGACGGCGACGTCGCCGTCATCACTCCGATCGGCGTCGACCACGTCGAGTACTTCGGCGGCGATCCGGCCAAGGCCGCGGTGGAGAAGGCCGGGATCATCAAGCCCGGCAGCGTCGCGGTCATCGCCGAACAAGACCCCGAGGTGCGGAAGATCCTGCTGGAACGCGCCGTCGAGGTCGACGCGAGCGTTGCCCGCGCGGGCAGCGAGTTCGGCGTGCTGGAACGCGAGGTCGCCGTCGGCGGTCAGATGCTGAAGCTGCAGGGCCTCGGCGGCGTCTACGACGAGATCTTCCTGCCGCTGCACGGCGCGCACCAGGCGGCCAACGCCGCGCTCGCGCTGGCCGCCGTCGAAGCGTTCTTCGGCGCGGGCAAGGACAGGAAACTGGTCGTCGAAGCGGTCCGCGAAGCCTTCGCCGAGGTCGAGACCCCCGGCAGGCTGGAGCGCGTCCGCGCCGCCCCGACCGTCCTGCTCGACGCCGCCCACAACCCGCACGGCGCCAAGGCTCTCGCCACCACCGTCGCCGAGGAGTTCGCCTTCCGCCGCCTCGTCGCCGTCGTCGGCGTCATGGCGGAGAAGGACGCTCGAGGCATCCTGGACGCCCTCGAACCGGTCGTCTCCGAGATCGTCGTCACCAAGAACTCGTCCCCGCGCGCGATGCCGCTCGACGAACTCAACGACATCGCCATCTCGATCTTCGGCGAAGACCGCGTCGTGGCCGAAGCCAGTCTGGACGCCGCGATCGAAACGGCCATCGGGCTCGTCGAGCAGAACGACGACCCCGAAGAACCCTTGGCGGGCGGCGGCGTGCTGGTCACGGGCTCGGTCGTCACCGCGGGCGAGGCCAGGACCCTGTTCGGTAAGGAGCCGGCGTGACCGACGAGACCCCGAAGCCGCCGGCCAAGGACCCGATGAAGTCCTTCCGCGGCGTGATGGCCGGTTCCCTGATCATGGAGGGCATCACCGTCGCGCTCGCGCTGCCGGTGGTCGCGAAACTGGGCGGCGGGGTCGGTTCGGTCACCGGCTGGTCGGTGATCGTGATCGCGGTCGCGCTGATCGTGCTGTGCGGTTTCCTGAAGAAGCCCTGGGCGGTGCCCGCGGTGCTCGTCCTGCAGGTCGCGCTGGTCGCGTTCTTCGTGGCGCTGCCCGCCGTGGCGATCCTCGGCGTGATCTTCCTCGGGTTCTGGCTGTGGTTGTTGTGGCTGCGGCGGGACGTGGCGCGGCGGATGGCGGCCGGAACGCTCCCGAGTCAGCAGCAGGCTCAGTAGAAAGCCGTGAAGGCCTCCTTCCCTACGTTCACAGTAGGGAAGGAGGCCTTCACGGACCTCGCGGAAGCAAGGCCGCTAGCGCAGCCGCACCACCTTCAGGTCCGGTGAGGCGGCGATGTCCGCACCGCAGAACCGGCCTCGAACCCAGCCTCCTCCGGAGTACAACCGCGTCTGGTCGGCGAAATGCGGCGACGTGACGTCGGTCGACTGCGAGTAGGTCTGGATCGTCGAGACGTCCGGGCAAGCCTTGCCGCTGAAGCCGACCACCTGCACGAAGCTGGATCCATGCGCGACCTCGTGGTTGCCGCCGGCCGGGTCCCACGGTGCCGTGATCACGTTGAGCACGCCCAGACCGCCGGGCCCGCCGTGGATCGGGATCCGCTGCCCCGCCCGCGTCACGGCCTGGTTGTCGCCGAGCCTGCCGTCGACGGGGATTCCGACGGCGCGGAATTCCGCGAGCGTGTCACCGAAAGCCTTCTGCACGGTGGCGTTCCCCGTCGCGAGTGAATGCGGCGTGGTGACCGGCCGGGCCGGATCGAAGGGGACCTGCCAGAAGTCCCGTAGCCCGCCGAGCCGTGCCACGAACCGCTGGAAGAAGAGCGCGCCGCGGCTGTCGAGCCGGAACGTGCGGTCCCAGGACGCGAGCGTCGCGCAGGCATCGCCGACGGGTACCGGTCCCGACGTGGACGGTGCCTGCCCGCCGGGGAAGGCCGCGCACATCTTCGCCGTGTCGGCGGCCGCGAGTTCGGCGGTTCGGCTCCGGTCGCGGTACAGCATGTCCTTCATCGACGTCGGCGTGAAACTCTTGTCCGCCAGGCCTTCCTCGGCGGAGATCAGCGCTTCCCGCGTCCGGTCCGACCGCGTTGTCCCGGTCGCTCCGACGATCCGGGGGAGCGGGGCGATCGGCGCGCGGGCGTTGGCGAGCCAGGCGCTGTCGTTGGCGTTCAGTTCGTAGTCGCGCCGCTGCTGCAGCGGCAGCCGGGACGGTGCGAACAGACCCGGCTCGAGGGCGCCCGGATCGGTTCCCCAGTCGCACGAGGATTTCGATCCGTCCAAAATGGATAGTCCGCTACCGGGGAACAGCACGCGCCCGAGCGGGGTACCACAGGTCGCGGCCCGTTCGTCGGTGACGTGCGGGACGACCTGGATGTCGCTGTACAGCGCGTTGCCTACCCTGTCCGCGGCGATGGTGTTGACCCACGGGACACCCTGCGTGCGCGCGAGGGCCTCGGCGACGTCCTTGGTGCTGCGCGCTTTGCTCAGTTCGAACCACGTGTTGAGGCCGCGCAGGTTGCCCGCGTTCCCGTCCCGCAGCGCGTGCGCGGACTTCGTCGTCCACGGTAGGGGTACCTCGAAGGCCGATCCGATGACCTGGCCGTATCTCGTCCCGTAGAACGTGCGGCTGATCTCTTTCCGCTCGCCGTTCGGTTCCTTGACCTCGACCTTCACTTCGCGCGCGGTCATCTTCTCCGGTTTGCCGTCGACGAGGTACGTCGTCGGGTCACCGGGGGTCAGCGGCACCTCGAAGAGACCGAAGGTGGTCGCTGTCGACACCGTATGCGTCCACGCGAGGTCGGCGGTGTGCCCGATCTGCGGCAGCGGGATGCCCAGCAGGCTCCCGCCCGCGACGTCGAACCGGCCGGGGATGGTCAGCTGCGACTGCCAGAACCGGCGCCCGCCCTGCCACGGATAGTGCGGGTTCCCCAGCAGCAGGCCGCCGCCGGACCGTGTCCCGTCCCCGCCGATGGCGATACCGTTGCTGCCGAGCTCGCCGGTGCCCATGGCCTTGCGGAATCCTTCCGCGATACGCGGCGCCGTGTCCGGCTCGGCGGCCGGTACGTCCTTTGTGGACGGAGGCTGGGTCCTGGCGAGATCCGAGGCGAGTACGCCCTGCCCGCCCACGGAGGCGATGGCGTAGAAGTGCCGGTAGAAGTCGAGCGCGGTGATGGGCCGGACCCAGTCCGCGCCGCGGCACACCGGATCGGTGATGCGGGCGACGCCGGTCTGCTTCAGGTACGCGTTGTATCCCTCGACGTACCCGGAAACCAGTTCTCGCACTTCCGTCCGCGGGCCGTGCGGCGCTGGTTGCGCGAGGAGCCTCTCGACCACGCCGGAATCGTTGATCCGCTGGAAGTGCAGGTCGCTGTCGAGGTTGTTCTCCGCCTCGCTCATCGCCGGGTTGCCCTGGCCGCCCGCCCCCAGATGCGCGGACCTCCGCGCGGACACGGTCAGATAGGTGTTCGCGAGTTCGCAGATGTTGTCCTTGGCCGCGGCGAACCCGTAGCCGTAGCCGAGACCGTCGAAATCCTTCGCCGCGATATGCGGGATCCCGTACTCGGTGTAGCTGATCACCGCCCTCGACCGGCCCAGCTCGTCCGCGGACGAGACCCCCGTCGTCAGGCTTGACGCCGCCAAGGCCGCCGTGAGCAGCACCAGGCCACGCTGGAATCTTCGCATCGTTCCCCCTCCGGATCGATCATTCCCGTGATCGAAACTACCGGCGGCGAGATCCGGGAAGCATCGGCCGAACGGTTGAGTCGGCTACCGTCCGTTCGTTCATCACCAGGTAAACCGCCGTTGGTCCACCGGCCGTGGCCACGGGATAGAACCGCGCCATGACCGCTTCCCACCACAACCGCCGCACGCTGCTCAAAGCCGGTCTCACCGGCGCCGGGGCCGTCGCGGGCGGACTGCTCCTCCCCGGGACCGCGACCGCCGCGCCCGGCGCCGTCCCGCTGCTCCGCCGCGACCGCCCCGTACTCACCCATGGTGTCCAGTCCGGCGACGTCACCACCGGCTCCGGCATCGTCTGGTCGCGCGCAGACAGGCCTTCGAGGCTGATCGTGGAGGTCTCCAGGGATCCGTCGTTCCGTCACGCGCGCCGCGTGCGCGGGCCGGTGATGAGCCCGGAGACCGGCGGGACCGGCAAGGTCCGCGTCGCCGGTCTCCCGCCGGGACCGAGATCCACTACCGCGTGACCGCCGAATCCCTCGACGGCCGCACGTGCGGCGAGGCCGTCACCGGCCGGTTCGCCACCGCGCCGCTCGGCCGCTCGGACGTCCGTCTGGTGTGGTCCGGTGACGTCGCCGGGCAGAACTGGGGTATCAACCCGGAACGCGGCGGTATGACGATCTACCGCGCGATGGCCGACCGCCGTCCCGACCTGTTCCTCCACTGTGGAGACACGGTGTACGCCGACGCGCCGCTCACCGAGACCGTCGCGCTGCCCGGCGGTCGCGTGTGGCGCAACATCGTCACCCCGGAGAAGTCGAAGGTCGCCGAGACGCTCGACGAGTACCGCGGCCAGTTCGCCTACAACCTCCTCGACGACAACCTCAAGCGCTTCACCGCGAACGTCCCCGCCCAGGTCCAGTGGGACGACCACGAAGTCGTCAACAACTGGTACCCGGGCGAGATCCTCAACGATCGTCCCGAGTACACCGAGAAGCGTGTCGACGTGCTCGCCGCGCGGGCGTTCCAGGCGTTCCACGAATGGCATCCGATCGACCGCCGCCAGGCCGTCGACGGCCGCGTGTACCGCAATTTCCGCCACGGTTCCCGCGCCGAGGTCTTCGTGCTGGACATGCGGACGTACAAGGACGCCAACACCGCGGACCAGACCGCGCCGGGCCGGATCCTCGGTGACCGCCAGGCGCGTTGGCTCGTCGACGCGCTCGACCGCAGCACCGCCACCTGGAAGATCGTCCAGGCGGACCTCCCGATCGGTCTCACCGTCCCGGACGGCAAGGGCATCGAAGGCGTCGCCAACGGTTTGCCCGGCGCGCCCGGCGGCCGCGAGACCGAACTCGCCTGGGTGCTGCGGGAGATCGCGCGGCGCCGGGTGCGCAACGTCGTCTGGCTGACCGCCGACGTGCACTACACCGCCGCGCACCACTACTCGCCGGATCGCGCTTCCTTCACCGATTTCGACCCGTTCTGGGAGTTCGTCTCCGGTCCGCTCAACGCCGGCGCGTTCGGTCCGAACACGCTCGACCCGACCTTCGGGCCAGAAGCGGTGTTCGTGCACGCGCCGCCCGCCGCGAACACCTCGCCCGCCGACGGTTTCCAGCACTTCGGCGAGGTGAACATCGACGGACGAAGCGGCACGCTCACAGTCGACCTGAGGGACGCTACGGGCGCTTCGCTGTGGTCGAAGACCCTGCAACCTCAACGCTGAGCAGCTCCGTCAGGATCGCGATGCTCTGATCGCCGTGCCCGGCCTCGGCGGCCCGCCGCACGAGGTCGTGCAGCGGACGCTGCCATGCGACGTCGACGCCTTCCTCGGCCAGTTCGAGGTCGGCGACGGCGCCGGCGTGGAAGATGTCCACCGACGCGGCGGGGGCCGAGTAGTCGCGACTGTCGATTTCCTTGGCGTACATCGGAAGTGCCGAGATGATCATCTCGAACCACTTGGTGGCGTACGGCAGGAGCGTTCCGGCTTCGAGCCCGCGCGACCGCAGCGCGGCGGCACCCTGGAAGAACCCGACCAGCGCGGGCAACAGGGTGCCGCCGACGGCCATTTCGTACAGCGCGGCGAGATCGGTCTCCTCACCGAGGTGGACGGTGTCGCCGCCCAGCACGCGCAACGTGTCCCCGTGTTCGTCGAAGACGGCCTTGTCACCGCCGTAGTACAGCAACGTGTCCGGCGCGCCCACGGCCGACGGGATGTTCTTGACCGCGCCGTCGAGGAACCGCGCGCCCCGGCCCGTCGCCCACTCGGCCATCCTGCGCGCTCCCGCCGGGGAACCGCTGTTCAGGGTGACCAGCGCGTGTCCTGTCAGCGTGGCCGGTTCCAGCACCGCGCGGGTGTCCTCATAGGTGGTCAGGCAGGCGATGATCAACGGGCTCGCGCGCACGGCGTCCTCGATCGTCCCGGCTCGGCGTGCTCCGCGGGCGACAAGGGGATCGGCCTTCGAAGCCGTCCTGTTCCACACCGTTGTCGGATGCCCGGCCGAAAGGAAAGCGCCCGCCAGGGCGGCGCCCATCGAACCGAGCCCCAGGACGGTCACCGGTGTTTTCGGCATTTTTTGCTCCAGTCAAAGGAAATCTTCGGGATGACTTCATGCTGGGGCGTCGCGTACCTTTGCTCAAGTACCTACTATTTTGCCGGGTACTGACAAAAATGTGAGTGTGACGATGACCAAGAACCGGACGTTCACCTGTGGCCTCGACGCCGCGATCGCCGTCATGGGCGGAAAATGGAAAGGGCTCATCCTGTTCGCCCTCCAGGACGGGCCGGTGCGCTTCGGGGAGTTGCGGCGCGCGGTGC contains these protein-coding regions:
- a CDS encoding DUF4233 domain-containing protein — encoded protein: MTDETPKPPAKDPMKSFRGVMAGSLIMEGITVALALPVVAKLGGGVGSVTGWSVIVIAVALIVLCGFLKKPWAVPAVLVLQVALVAFFVALPAVAILGVIFLGFWLWLLWLRRDVARRMAAGTLPSQQQAQ
- a CDS encoding NAD(P)-dependent oxidoreductase, which codes for MPKTPVTVLGLGSMGAALAGAFLSAGHPTTVWNRTASKADPLVARGARRAGTIEDAVRASPLIIACLTTYEDTRAVLEPATLTGHALVTLNSGSPAGARRMAEWATGRGARFLDGAVKNIPSAVGAPDTLLYYGGDKAVFDEHGDTLRVLGGDTVHLGEETDLAALYEMAVGGTLLPALVGFFQGAAALRSRGLEAGTLLPYATKWFEMIISALPMYAKEIDSRDYSAPAASVDIFHAGAVADLELAEEGVDVAWQRPLHDLVRRAAEAGHGDQSIAILTELLSVEVAGSSTTAKRP
- a CDS encoding penicillin acylase family protein, whose product is MRRFQRGLVLLTAALAASSLTTGVSSADELGRSRAVISYTEYGIPHIAAKDFDGLGYGYGFAAAKDNICELANTYLTVSARRSAHLGAGGQGNPAMSEAENNLDSDLHFQRINDSGVVERLLAQPAPHGPRTEVRELVSGYVEGYNAYLKQTGVARITDPVCRGADWVRPITALDFYRHFYAIASVGGQGVLASDLARTQPPSTKDVPAAEPDTAPRIAEGFRKAMGTGELGSNGIAIGGDGTRSGGGLLLGNPHYPWQGGRRFWQSQLTIPGRFDVAGGSLLGIPLPQIGHTADLAWTHTVSTATTFGLFEVPLTPGDPTTYLVDGKPEKMTAREVKVEVKEPNGERKEISRTFYGTRYGQVIGSAFEVPLPWTTKSAHALRDGNAGNLRGLNTWFELSKARSTKDVAEALARTQGVPWVNTIAADRVGNALYSDIQVVPHVTDERAATCGTPLGRVLFPGSGLSILDGSKSSCDWGTDPGALEPGLFAPSRLPLQQRRDYELNANDSAWLANARAPIAPLPRIVGATGTTRSDRTREALISAEEGLADKSFTPTSMKDMLYRDRSRTAELAAADTAKMCAAFPGGQAPSTSGPVPVGDACATLASWDRTFRLDSRGALFFQRFVARLGGLRDFWQVPFDPARPVTTPHSLATGNATVQKAFGDTLAEFRAVGIPVDGRLGDNQAVTRAGQRIPIHGGPGGLGVLNVITAPWDPAGGNHEVAHGSSFVQVVGFSGKACPDVSTIQTYSQSTDVTSPHFADQTRLYSGGGWVRGRFCGADIAASPDLKVVRLR
- the folC gene encoding bifunctional tetrahydrofolate synthase/dihydrofolate synthase is translated as MPRGDGRDSEEIAESPDLADLDSFAGVDELGARAHDPSDDTDPDLDAPDAAYQAGGGAGGGIGGIGQLGDNLALGPVPDLHAPEDVELHELDDQGDDFAPSDPNGQQARRELLAVEAELNLRWPETKIEPSLARIAALVNLMGEPHRGYPVVHVAGTNGKGSTTRMIDALLTRMGLRVGRYTSPHLQLVTERIALDGVPLSAAAYVDLYRDVAPYVTMVDNAGGPDAVPMSKFEVLTGMAFAAFADAPVEAAVVETGLGGSWDATNVVDGDVAVITPIGVDHVEYFGGDPAKAAVEKAGIIKPGSVAVIAEQDPEVRKILLERAVEVDASVARAGSEFGVLEREVAVGGQMLKLQGLGGVYDEIFLPLHGAHQAANAALALAAVEAFFGAGKDRKLVVEAVREAFAEVETPGRLERVRAAPTVLLDAAHNPHGAKALATTVAEEFAFRRLVAVVGVMAEKDARGILDALEPVVSEIVVTKNSSPRAMPLDELNDIAISIFGEDRVVAEASLDAAIETAIGLVEQNDDPEEPLAGGGVLVTGSVVTAGEARTLFGKEPA